Part of the Mauremys mutica isolate MM-2020 ecotype Southern chromosome 1, ASM2049712v1, whole genome shotgun sequence genome is shown below.
acctaggggttacagtggacaagaagctggatatgagttgacagtgtgcccttgttgccaagaaggctaatggcattttggtcttataagtaggggcattgccagcagattgagggacgatcattcccctctatttgacattggtgaggcctcatttggagtactgtgtccagttttgggccccgcactagaagaaggatgtggaaaaattggaaagagtccagcggagggcaacaaaaatgattagggggctggagcacatgacttatgaggagaggctgagggaactgggattgtttagtctgcagaagagaagaatgaggggggatttgatagctgctttcaactacctgaaggagggttccaaagaggatggatctagactgttctcagtggtaccagatgacggaacaaggagcaatggtctcaagttgcagtgggggaggtttaggttggctattaggaaaatctttttcactaggagagtggtgaagcactggaatgggttccctagggagctggtggaacctccttccttagaggtttttaaggtcaggcttgacaaagccctggctgtgatgatttagttgggaattggtcctgttttgagcaggggattggactagatacctcctgaggtcccttccaaccctgatattctatgattctatgacagagcTCAGGGACAGAATGGTGGGAGCTTgctggaagcagctgcttcctgtCTGAACTTGCTGACCTGATTAAAAGGGCAGCATACTTtaagtggggtcagcatacttaaaggagcaatgcagtcatgcacacacaccccagcactttggaaagtcagcatcTGTTCAGCCCTGCATGTGCtgtcaggaggagggagtggtgtgCTCCAGCTGGGTACCATGGGttcatcatcatgttcagtttttgcaAGGAAGTGTTTGAAGCCACTGCCCTACAActattgtgtttcctccctcctgcctcagtccatgCTGACCTGTAgggtgtgaggctacattaacagcaACGTGTTAACCCTTAAGGGCTCCGCCAAGTGctggttcatcatttagcagcaagacattccctgggaaatatcctacCCTCTAACTCCactacctcaaccaagcttcacaatcactcattgctgtgtacaatattaaaccgtttgtttaaaattgtttaaaacttatactgtatatgtatataatgtcttttgtctggtgatttttcccccctgaaaCCTAACCCCtcaccatttacattaattcttatggggaaattggattcacttaacatcatttcgcataaggttgcatttttcaggaatataactacaacgttaagtgagggtgccagggtgttgctttgaggTGCAGAATATCACACCTCCCTCCTTAGTTTAATGCAGGAGAGTTAGTCACTGACTAATGCGAAGGCAGCCTGCCCAAGACCCTCTTCAAGTTTTGAACATGCAACTCTCAAGAGTTGTAAGCACTGCAGTGTTTTCCACATGTGTTCTTCAAAAGTTTTGTGTGGCTTTTCTGGGTTTCTAGAAAACCTCTCTTTGTATCTTTGCAGCATTGTTAACCATTGTGCTTTTCTAACCGGTGGTAACCCAATACAGATATTCACTAATGTAATGCAGTGATGTGCCTTAGTATCCCCGTCCACACATCAGGCCAGGTTTATTatggtttccctgctgtgacaGGCTTTGAGCCTGTTTACTGTGTTAGCTGAGAAACAGTATCCCCATACAGCTCTTGTTTACTACTGCTAGCATGTCCAAAAGCTTTCCCCCAAAATCATGCATGTTACACCTTTTCATAGGATTTACCATCAGTACCAAATTCTTTAGTATAAGATTTATCATTTGCTTCAAACTTTGGATCATGAGATTTAACAATAACACTAAATCTTTTATCACAGGTAggtgttttcaaatattttttattataccAGGCCTTCTGCTTGGACAGTTTGGTTTGTTCAATACCCATTGTGTCTTTCAACTCCTCCCTGAGCCTGAACATGTGTTTATTTACTGGGTTTCCTTTCCCCTCAGTGTCCCCTTCAGTAGGGATTGCAGTTGAAGGTCATCTTTTGGGTCTTGGCATTCCAGGGTGTGGTGAGGTAAGGATGTAAGGGGACTTTGCATGTTGGCTACCCTCTGTGGAGCTGCTTCCCAACTCCAGGGTTATGCTCATTCAAAAGATCCACCTCTCCTCTCGGGCTTTCCTGCAATCCCCACTCCTAGCACTGGGACCTTCTCCACCTCTTTCCTAGAGGATTgtgatctgtgctctctgggctaAGAGGTGTATCTTGTCCTGGCAGCTCTTTCACAGCTGCTTTTTGTGTCTTACCAGCCCAGGATATTTCTTCCTCCCCTCTGTCAGGTGTGTCATTagcattttcacagacaaataaataattggagatatacctatcatctagaactggaagggaccttagaagGTCAgcaggtccagccccctgccttcactagcaggaccaagtactgatttttgccccagatccctaagtggccccctcaaggattgagctcacaactgtgggtttagcaggccaatgctcaaaccactgagctacccctcccccttaACTGCCCTTTATTCAGTTGGATCCACATCCTGTTTTAAAGAGACAGAGTTGGTTTTCATGAGCACTTCAGGAACAATGTCCTGAAAAATCAAGAGCTGGATTCAGGTACCATCCATCAACGCTCTGTCTATTCCCTAAGAGGTCAGTTGTGTGACTGCTCCTCTCTGGGAGGTGAGTTCTACAGTTCCCTCTCAAAGCCTGAGACACAGGTTGGTTGCCTGGGTGCACAGATGCTGAATCAGCCATTCTGTCCTGGTCACCCTCCCCATTGTGATCAGTGAAGAGACATTCCTGTTCTCCCATGATTCCTCCCTCAGTTTCCTCCTGTGCCTCGCTACATGCGTACCTCAATGCTCTCTATCCTCTGCTCTGCGGCGAAGGGCTCCAAGCTAAAATCCTGGAAAGTTTTCCCACCTGCAGGCAGTACACCCCCCGCACTTCCTGAGGTGGTTTTGCTTCCAGCTGTAGTGTTAAAGGAACCTTCACATCCCCATTCAGTGATTTATACGATAACATGACTCTTTTCTGGGCTCCTCTCTGGAAGACATCTTCCTTTGCTCCTGAGCGTAGGATTTTTCCCttgctaagtattatctagaccatccctgacaggtgtttgtccaatctgctcttaaaaatttccagtgatagaaattacacaacctccctaggcaatttattccagtgcctaactaccccaacagttagaaagtttttcctaatgtccaacctaaacttcccttgctgcaatttaagcccattgcttcttgtgatATCCTCAGAaattaaggagaacaattattctccttcctccttgtaacaaccttttatcttcctccttgtaacaaattTAAGATATTTGTAAACTTTTATCCTGTCCCATGATGAACACTGCGCGGTGTCAGGAAATACTAGTGGATCTCGAGTGCTtgtagggcagaggtgggcaaactgcggtccgtgggccacatctggcctgcgggaccatcctgcctggcccctgagctcctggccagggaggtttGTCCCCGGCCTctgccctgctgttccccctcccctgcagccatgctgctctGCAGGGAGTGCTGTGGCCTGCTATTCCTGCCGGGCTGCGTGGCttgcacccacccacctcccaggctttccagtaagccagtcctgctgctctgagtggcatagtAAGAGGGCGGGAAGCGGgggtgttggataaggggcagtggGTCCCGGGGGggaatcagggggcagggagtggttagATAGGGATGCGGTCCCAGAGGATGGTTAGGGGTGAGGGGTCCCATGGGGgtggtcaagggacaaggagcattTGGATGGGGTGAAGGTTtggaggggcggtcaggggatgaggaacaggggggttggataagcagtgggagtcccggggggcctgtcagggtgtggggggtggataggaatcggggcagtcaggggacagggagggggaggttggataggggatagggtcctgggggggcaggcccaggagggggcggtcaggggatgaggaACGGGGGGTTGAGTGGGTTGAAgactctgaggggggcagtcaggaggcagGAAGTAGGAGGGGGCATATAAGGGGTaggagccaggctgtttggggaggcacagccttccctacccggctctCCATACTGTTTCgcaaacccgatgtggccctcaggccaaaaaatttgcccacccatGTTGTAGAGCCTACATCTGGGTCCAGCCTACTTAAAGGGGTCCTGCCAGCCAATGTACTGACGAACGCCATCCAAGGAAGAGCACCAGGGATCCTTCTAACCTCGAAGGCTGTGGGGTTCCATCCTCGGAACAGACCTGCAGAGGTGCCCCGGCCTGAGGGAACGGTGCCTCAGGTGAAGGTAACATGTGGAGAGAATAGAAATGAGCTGCGGGTGACAAGGAGGGAGAACAAGTTACCTTTCCTCTCGAAAGATGTGGTGGGAGACTGCCAGTTCCAGTTCATGTGGTGGTCCAAGGGCTGGTTCCTGCACAGGTGGCTAACTTAAGGGCGTTGCCAAAGAAGCATCAAGAAGTCTTTTCTAAGGATGAGGTGACCAATTTTAATGAGTGTCTCAAAAGGGTCCATGGCAGGCCAAAGACAGCCAGTGAAGTTGCTCACAGTACAACTACAGACACAGCACAAAGTTAGCAAAAGGGCTTATGGTCACAAGTCTAATGCATCTCTCATCAGACCTGGTAAGTGTGTCCCAGTTCATAACCACAAACATCATAAACTGCAGGAGAAGTGGGAGTCAAATCCCTCATAGTCGTCACTCACAACAATCCCAAACTGCCAGTTTGCGCTATGCAGCCTGAACGGGGCAGTCCTGAGAGACCAGCACATGGGGACAGGATAAAACTTTGGACTTTTAGTCTGACCATGTTTCCATGTATAGAAAAACTGGAATAGCCCAGAGCACGCACCTCATCTTGTATTTATACCAGCTCATTGATTAATTCTTTTTGTACCAACTGGGCCCAGCCTCTTTTTGCGTTATTGGTGCTAATTATAGCCAAGCAtttccacagccaccctctgttATGTTTTGTACAACAAGCCTGATAAGTTTTGAAGCCAGTTTTAGTTACTaggtgcacagtgggatagtGCTGTACATAGGTGTTATTTACCAAAGTTCCCATACGCTTGGCATAGTACAATTTGACTGGATTTTGCATTTACCTTGGATGGCCATAGTGATATGAAGGCTTTTATTGTTATTACGATTTAAACTTGAAACCTTATTAAATGTAGCAGATTGTAAAAACACTGGACTTTTTGCTCCTGTATGTTTTAATGTAGCTGTGCAATCCAGTATTTGTGGCCAGTCTTGTATTTTTAATTGTAATGGGATATGCTAAGACCTGAGCCTTTTCATATGGTTTtcataagactttttttttttaggtaggGGATTTTGAAAACCTTTTCTCAAATGGAATTGCACTTCAACTTTTGAACTGAACCAATTTCTGTATTGTTGGGGGCATTGTATCAGTGTGATTAAACTAGCAAAATTCACAGCCAACCATCCCACATATTTTCCTATATACTCTGTGGTAGGGTGCAGGAAGATTCCTGATGTGGGACAAGGTTGTAGATTTGGACATTCTATTGACGAGGTAGCATTAGGCTATCTCTACACTGCCAGTTTCAGTGCTAAAAGTTTTGTTGCTCACAGGTGTAAAgaatctcccctctccccactcccccaagtGACAAAAAGCATCATTATAGACAGCACTTTATCACTGGCAGCCACGCTCCTGGCGATAAAGTTACCACCCTTCATTCAGGGTGGTTTAGTTTTGTcaccaggagagctctctcccagcaataaagagcagctacacagaACAccttaagccagggtggtctcttgccatatttCCTGTCTTTcttacacagtgggatagtttgctcttgtgcctttaataatgtttctctgaaaaactgccagctgtcttctattgtttttgtTGTCTATTGTTACATTCCAATAATTTATTGGAGAATCTGTGCTCTGCAgagttattttcccaacagatgtctgggtagttgaaatcccctattaccaccaagtcctgtgctttgggtgTTTTTGTTAGTTGTTTGAAAAAACTACTCATCCACCTTTTCTTCGACTGTACCCACCCAGTATTTGAGACTGTTTATTCAGACTGTTGTTTCCAGTGTTTTCACAGTGTCCCAATCTGGGGGAACAGTAGATTTTCCCAGCTGGGCATGGGTTTTCCAAAGACTACTTCATAAGAACTAATTCCTGTCAAGTCATTTGGGAAGCTCTGGACTCTCATCAGAACCCATGGAAGCATCATGTCCCAGTTTGTTCCCAGCTCATTGCACACTTTGGATAATTCAGTTTTAAGAGACTTGTTCATTTTTACCTTTAAATCCATTACatcccacttccctcccaaaGCTGAGATAGAAACAGGGAGTCCTGATGGAGTCTCTTTCTCTTCAGGGTTAGTAACAAAATTAGAATATACATTAAATTTTTCAATCTAACCATTGTCCCTTGTGTAACTTTGCataagatgtcagaacatgttagtgtAAGAGCTgggtttaatttttatttttctttcttttctataggaattagatacagtgctcctgtcagctcaTTGCTAAACTATCTGCCAAAAACTAGAGTGTTCAAGAGCCTAAGTAGCCCCTAGAATCCTGGTGAAAGTTGCCTCCCacaaccaaaatctgaaatggctccTTTGTACTGGTGGCAAGGGGATGGAGGTGGAATGGAGGAATGGATAGGTGTGTGAGAGAGGAGCAAatccttgggggaagaggcaaagcaggggcggagccttggcagaagaggtggggcaaagtggggcttgggggatccagttaccagcaattagaaaagAGGCAACCCAGTGAACGGTTCATTGATCGACTCCCCAGTTTGTAACATTGACACGGCACAGTGAGGTCAGGACAGGATTTAATGTGTCTTTGTCTGTCCAGAAAGTGATTCAGGAAAGAAGTCCTGGAACTATGTCatcagccagctctgcacagagcttgTTTTGGaagccagagcaccaggaggaaAATTTAGGTCCCTTTGTGAGTCAATAgctggagcagcctgtcccggatttCTTTGGTCCTCACGCCGTAGATGATGGGATGTACCATGGGGGGCACCACAAGGTACACGTTGGCAATGAGAATGTGGAAATGCAGGGCCACATTGTGGCCAAACCGGTgcgtgaggaaggagaagagagctgGGATGTAAGAAGCTAAGATGACAAAGATGTGGGAACCACAGGTCACAAAAGTCTTGACTCGGGCATCCTTTGTGGgcaggctgaagatggccctgaggatctgggtgtAGGACACGgtgataaaaaacacatccagaccAGTCACCAAGAATGCCACAGAGAGGCTGTAGTAACTACTGACACGGATGTCGGCACAGGCCAGTTTCACCACAGCTATGTGCTCGCAGTAtgagtgggggatgatgttggttctgcaatattgCCAACTCCTCGCCAGGAAGGGATGAGGAAGTATAAGTATGCCACCGCGCAATACCACGGCAAGACAAATCATGGCCACCATGGGGTTTGTCAGGGTGGTAGAATGTCTCAAGGGATCGCAGATGGCTatgtagcgatcaaaagccatggccacaaGGATCCCAGACTCTATCACTGAGAAGCAGCGAATGAAGTAcagctgggtgaggcaggcactgaaatcgatctcTCTGGAATTGAACCAAAAGATTGCCAGCATTTTGGGTAGAATTGATGTGGACAGGACCAGGTCGCtaatggccagcatgcagaggaaatagtacatgggcccatggaggttTGGCTCCAtcttcacaatgaacaggatggtgaagttccccaagacggCTATtgcgtacatggtgcagaaggggatggagatccagacatgggccgcctccaggccaggaatgcccagcaggatgaaggtggagggatTGATGAAGtc
Proteins encoded:
- the LOC123362142 gene encoding olfactory receptor 52B2-like; the encoded protein is MSDSNTTDFINPSTFILLGIPGLEAAHVWISIPFCTMYAIAVLGNFTILFIVKMEPNLHGPMYYFLCMLAISDLVLSTSILPKMLAIFWFNSREIDFSACLTQLYFIRCFSVIESGILVAMAFDRYIAICDPLRHSTTLTNPMVAMICLAVVLRGGILILPHPFLARSWQYCRTNIIPHSYCEHIAVVKLACADIRVSSYYSLSVAFLVTGLDVFFITVSYTQILRAIFSLPTKDARVKTFVTCGSHIFVILASYIPALFSFLTHRFGHNVALHFHILIANVYLVVPPMVHPIIYGVRTKEIRDRLLQLLTHKGT